One window of Dehalobacterium formicoaceticum genomic DNA carries:
- the gyrA gene encoding DNA gyrase subunit A yields MDSTFTHGKIVPLAIEDEMEKSYIDYAMSVIVGRALPDVRDGLKPVHRRILYSMYERGVTPDKPHKKSARIVGDVLGKYHPHGDSSVYDAVVRLAQDFSIRYLLIDGHGNFGSVDGDSAAAMRYTEVRLSKYAVEMMTDIQKDTVDFIPNYDASEEEPAVLPARVPNLLVNGSSGIAVGMATNIPPHNIGEVIDGVVGLIDDPDIEISQLMTMIKGPDFPTGALIMGREGIKSAYTTGRGSIKMRAKVDIEQMSNGKQRIIVNEIPYQVNKARLIEKIADLVKDKRIDGITDLRDESDRTGMRIVIELRKDVNGRVILNQLYKHTQLQENFGVITLALVDGQPKILNLKQVLIHYLEHQKDVIVRRTRFELAKAEARAHILEGLKIALDHIEEVIKTIRESKTTDVAREQLMTKFSLSEKQAQAILEMRLRALTGLEREKLDDEYRELIKTISYLTEVLRNEKMVLHIIREEILVMKEKYADPRRTQIVRDDSELDEEDLIAEEDMVITITNNGYIKRLNTNVYRNQKRGGRGITAMTTKEEDFVEHLFITTTHHYLMVFTNKGKVYRLKVHEIPEAGRTAKGTALVNLLYLSGEETVNTVIPVKEYSEDLFLFMATRQGIVKKSVLKEYDSARKDGLIAIHLDENDELIGVKLTDGTEEIILGTRNGKAILFSEEEVRSQGRTTRGVKGIQLGKNDWVVSMDAVTEGGELMVISENGFGKRTPLNEYSKQSRGGKGALTIKETAKTGPLTAIKVVKPGDELMMITKEGTLIRINVSDTSVLGRNTQGVTLMKLNSDDKVVAVAKVVSKDDEV; encoded by the coding sequence ATGGACTCAACTTTTACCCACGGGAAAATCGTTCCCTTGGCCATAGAAGATGAAATGGAGAAATCATATATCGATTATGCAATGAGTGTTATTGTAGGTCGTGCTTTGCCCGATGTACGGGATGGCTTAAAGCCGGTGCATCGCAGGATCCTTTATTCTATGTATGAGCGAGGCGTTACCCCAGATAAGCCTCATAAAAAATCAGCACGTATTGTAGGGGATGTGTTGGGTAAATATCATCCCCACGGTGATTCTTCTGTTTATGATGCTGTGGTCAGGCTGGCTCAGGATTTTTCCATTCGTTATCTTTTAATTGACGGCCACGGAAATTTTGGTTCCGTAGACGGTGATTCTGCTGCAGCGATGCGATATACTGAGGTGCGTTTATCTAAATACGCGGTAGAAATGATGACGGACATTCAAAAAGATACCGTTGATTTTATACCTAATTATGATGCTTCAGAAGAAGAACCTGCCGTGCTCCCTGCCCGTGTGCCTAATTTATTGGTGAACGGTTCCTCCGGGATTGCGGTGGGTATGGCAACGAATATCCCGCCCCATAATATTGGAGAAGTCATTGACGGGGTGGTAGGACTGATAGATGATCCGGATATAGAAATATCTCAGCTCATGACCATGATCAAGGGCCCTGATTTTCCTACAGGAGCTTTAATTATGGGACGGGAAGGAATTAAATCCGCTTATACTACAGGTCGTGGTTCCATAAAAATGCGGGCTAAAGTGGATATAGAACAAATGTCCAACGGTAAGCAGCGTATTATTGTCAATGAAATTCCTTACCAGGTTAATAAGGCCAGATTGATTGAAAAAATTGCTGATCTGGTGAAAGATAAAAGAATTGATGGTATTACGGATTTAAGAGATGAATCGGATCGTACAGGCATGCGTATTGTCATTGAATTACGTAAAGATGTCAATGGACGTGTTATTTTAAATCAATTATACAAACATACCCAGCTTCAGGAGAACTTTGGTGTTATTACTTTGGCTTTGGTGGATGGTCAGCCCAAGATCTTAAATTTAAAACAAGTGCTGATCCATTACCTGGAACATCAAAAAGATGTAATCGTACGCCGAACCCGCTTTGAATTGGCAAAAGCTGAAGCACGGGCTCATATTTTGGAAGGATTAAAAATTGCCTTAGATCACATTGAAGAAGTCATTAAGACGATTCGAGAATCAAAAACAACAGACGTAGCCCGGGAACAATTGATGACGAAATTCAGCCTCAGTGAAAAACAAGCACAGGCTATTTTGGAAATGCGTTTGCGTGCACTCACCGGATTGGAACGAGAAAAACTGGATGATGAATATCGGGAGTTAATTAAAACGATTTCTTATTTGACGGAAGTATTAAGAAATGAAAAAATGGTATTACATATTATTCGGGAAGAAATTCTCGTGATGAAAGAAAAATATGCTGATCCCAGACGAACACAAATAGTTCGTGATGATAGTGAATTAGACGAGGAAGACCTCATTGCTGAAGAAGATATGGTAATTACCATTACCAATAACGGTTATATTAAACGTTTAAATACGAATGTCTATCGCAATCAAAAGAGAGGCGGCCGTGGAATAACTGCCATGACCACTAAAGAAGAAGATTTCGTGGAGCATTTATTTATTACGACGACGCATCATTATTTGATGGTGTTCACGAATAAAGGTAAGGTATATCGCTTAAAAGTGCATGAAATTCCCGAAGCAGGTAGAACAGCTAAGGGTACAGCCTTGGTCAATCTCCTTTATCTTTCCGGCGAAGAGACAGTTAACACAGTCATTCCTGTAAAAGAGTATAGTGAAGACTTATTCTTATTTATGGCAACCCGTCAAGGGATTGTTAAAAAGAGCGTCTTGAAGGAATATGATTCGGCACGCAAAGATGGTTTAATTGCCATACATTTAGATGAAAATGATGAATTAATCGGTGTAAAATTAACGGATGGTACAGAAGAAATTATTTTAGGTACCAGAAATGGCAAAGCGATTCTTTTTTCTGAGGAAGAGGTACGCAGCCAAGGCCGGACCACCCGAGGGGTTAAAGGGATTCAATTAGGTAAAAACGATTGGGTGGTCAGTATGGATGCAGTGACCGAGGGCGGTGAACTGATGGTCATTTCAGAAAATGGTTTTGGCAAAAGAACACCTTTGAACGAATATAGTAAACAAAGCCGTGGAGGCAAGGGGGCTTTAACCATTAAAGAAACGGCGAAAACAGGTCCTTTAACGGCGATAAAAGTCGTGAAACCAGGGGATGAATTAATGATGATCACGAAAGAAGGAACGCTGATTCGCATCAATGTGTCAGACACATCTGTTTTAGGCCGCAATACCCAGGGTGTAACCCTGATGAAACTCAATTCCGATGATAAGGTGGTCGCGGTAGCAAAAGTTGTATCCAAGGATGATGAAGTGTAG
- the gyrB gene encoding DNA topoisomerase (ATP-hydrolyzing) subunit B, producing MIEDKIETNYDASQIQVLEGLEAVRKRPSMYIGSTSSRGLHHLVYEIVDNSIDEALAGFCDQIHVTITEENSIIVRDNGRGIPVDIHEKTGKPAVEVALTILHAGGKFGGSGYKVSGGLHGVGMSVVNALSEWLEVKVKRNGNIYQQKYKIGNPTSELTIIGHSDGTGTEISFKPDGEIFEELIFNREILAQRLRELSFLNKGLSITLTDQRDQFEVNYKHDGGIIDFVHFLNKNKDVIHQKPVFFHTEKDQVLVEIALQYNDSYAENIMSFANNIHTQEGGTHEAGFKAALTRVINDYARKINVIKDNQSNLSGEDIREGLTAIISVKVLDPQFEGQTKTKLGNSEVRGIVDSIVGEGMGTFLEENPSFGKKIIEKNVQAARAREAARKARELTRRKSALESTSLPGKLADCSMKDPAMSELFLVEGDSAGGSAKQGRDRRTQAILPLRGKILNVEKARLDKILGNEEIRAMITAMGTGVSDDYDISKARYHKLIIMTDADVDGSHIRTLLLTFFFRYMRPLIEAGYVYIAQPPLYKAKVGKEENYFYSDDDLEKYLQQHQGVTPSIQRYKGLGEMNPEQLWDTTMNPETRTILRVTLDDAIAADEIFTILMGDKVEPRREFIQSHAKDVRNLDI from the coding sequence ATGATTGAGGATAAAATAGAAACAAATTATGATGCCAGTCAGATTCAGGTACTGGAAGGATTAGAGGCAGTGCGTAAACGCCCGAGCATGTATATTGGGAGTACTAGTTCCCGCGGTTTGCATCATTTAGTTTATGAAATCGTAGACAATAGTATTGATGAAGCCCTGGCTGGTTTTTGTGATCAGATTCATGTCACCATTACAGAAGAAAACAGTATTATTGTGCGGGATAATGGCAGAGGAATCCCTGTAGATATTCACGAAAAAACAGGAAAGCCGGCTGTAGAAGTAGCCCTTACTATTCTTCATGCCGGCGGCAAATTCGGTGGATCGGGTTATAAGGTTTCAGGGGGTCTCCATGGCGTAGGAATGTCGGTGGTCAACGCCCTCTCGGAATGGCTGGAGGTTAAAGTAAAAAGAAATGGAAATATATATCAGCAAAAATATAAAATAGGAAATCCTACCAGCGAATTAACAATTATCGGTCATTCTGATGGAACAGGTACAGAAATATCTTTTAAACCGGATGGAGAAATTTTTGAAGAATTAATTTTTAATCGGGAAATATTAGCACAAAGATTAAGAGAGTTATCTTTTTTGAATAAAGGTTTATCCATTACCTTGACAGACCAGAGAGATCAATTTGAAGTGAATTATAAACATGATGGAGGAATTATTGATTTTGTCCACTTTTTAAACAAAAATAAAGATGTTATCCATCAAAAACCTGTTTTTTTTCATACTGAAAAGGATCAAGTCCTGGTGGAAATTGCTCTTCAGTATAATGATAGCTATGCTGAAAACATCATGTCATTCGCTAATAATATCCATACCCAAGAAGGGGGTACCCATGAAGCGGGGTTTAAGGCAGCTTTAACCCGGGTTATCAATGATTATGCCCGGAAGATTAATGTTATTAAAGATAATCAAAGTAATTTATCAGGTGAAGACATTCGTGAAGGATTAACGGCAATTATTAGCGTTAAAGTCTTAGATCCTCAATTTGAAGGACAAACCAAGACCAAACTAGGCAATAGTGAGGTGCGGGGGATTGTTGATTCTATTGTGGGAGAGGGCATGGGAACTTTTTTAGAGGAAAACCCATCCTTTGGAAAAAAAATCATTGAAAAAAATGTCCAGGCAGCACGGGCACGGGAAGCGGCACGCAAGGCCCGTGAATTGACGAGACGTAAGAGCGCCTTGGAAAGCACTAGTTTACCTGGTAAACTGGCAGACTGCTCTATGAAGGATCCTGCCATGAGTGAATTGTTTTTGGTGGAAGGAGATTCTGCCGGAGGATCTGCCAAACAAGGTCGGGATCGAAGAACCCAGGCTATTCTCCCTTTACGTGGCAAGATTCTTAATGTGGAGAAAGCCCGTTTAGATAAAATTCTCGGTAATGAAGAAATCAGAGCGATGATAACAGCTATGGGTACAGGTGTTTCTGATGATTATGATATCAGCAAAGCCCGATATCATAAATTAATTATTATGACAGATGCGGATGTAGATGGTTCTCATATCAGAACATTACTGTTAACTTTCTTTTTCCGTTATATGAGGCCTTTGATTGAGGCAGGTTATGTTTATATTGCTCAGCCCCCTTTGTATAAAGCGAAGGTAGGTAAAGAAGAAAACTATTTTTACAGTGATGATGATTTGGAAAAATATTTACAACAACATCAGGGTGTTACGCCAAGCATCCAGAGATATAAAGGTTTAGGGGAAATGAATCCGGAGCAGTTATGGGATACAACGATGAATCCTGAAACAAGAACCATTCTTCGAGTCACTTTGGATGATGCTATCGCAGCAGATGAAATATTTACGATTTTGATGGGTGATAAAGTTGAGCCTCGGCGGGAGTTTATTCAAAGTCATGCCAAAGATGTACGCAATCTTGATATTTAA
- the remB gene encoding extracellular matrix regulator RemB, with translation MFIHIGKNIMVNSKEIIMILDYLKVKDSSLSQGFLESLGQQKWNDENNDNDEETNTIIVTEKKTYFSSIAPSTIEKRIKKFLY, from the coding sequence ATGTTTATACATATAGGAAAAAACATTATGGTGAACAGTAAAGAAATCATTATGATTTTAGATTATCTAAAGGTAAAAGATTCATCTTTGTCCCAAGGTTTTTTGGAAAGCCTTGGCCAGCAAAAATGGAACGATGAAAATAATGATAATGATGAGGAAACGAATACTATCATTGTCACAGAGAAAAAAACATATTTTTCATCTATAGCCCCAAGTACTATTGAAAAAAGAATCAAAAAATTTCTTTATTAA
- the recF gene encoding DNA replication/repair protein RecF (All proteins in this family for which functions are known are DNA-binding proteins that assist the filamentation of RecA onto DNA for the initiation of recombination or recombinational repair.) produces MHILSLFLKNFRNYDEEKIEFHPHVNILMGMNAQGKSNLLEAIHYLSIFSSFRNAKDREMIKWGQPYFFLEGKILRNNGEYLLSAGYHEENKKILKVNGSQRKKIKDVLGVFNSVLFSPEDLNIIKNGPSARRRYLDQEMIQLFPSYYYSLIQYQRILGQRNNLLKEIRGSKNKLELLPVWSQQLVNQGSMIIKKRFEVLQKLTPLARLTHRKITNGAEELDLDYHSLELKGEENLKTASLDKIKNIFFSQLDNNLVLENQRGITLFGPHRDDLKIMINGIDARKFASQGQQRTAALSLKIAELELVKSEIGEYPVLLLDDVMSELDQNRKNHLMQYIGNKVQTFITTTDFDFKQKEGNIIQISRGKIENKKN; encoded by the coding sequence TTGCATATTTTATCTTTGTTTTTAAAAAATTTCCGCAATTATGATGAAGAAAAGATTGAATTTCATCCCCATGTTAATATCTTGATGGGCATGAATGCCCAGGGAAAATCTAATCTTTTGGAAGCCATTCATTATCTGAGCATTTTTTCCTCTTTCAGAAACGCTAAAGATCGGGAAATGATTAAATGGGGTCAACCATATTTTTTTCTGGAAGGAAAGATTCTAAGAAATAATGGGGAATATCTTTTGTCAGCAGGCTATCATGAAGAAAATAAGAAGATTTTAAAGGTAAATGGCAGCCAAAGAAAAAAGATCAAAGATGTGCTGGGAGTTTTTAATAGTGTTCTTTTTTCTCCTGAAGATCTAAATATTATTAAAAACGGACCATCGGCACGGAGAAGATATTTGGATCAAGAAATGATTCAATTATTTCCATCTTATTATTATTCTTTAATTCAGTATCAAAGAATTTTAGGTCAACGGAATAATTTATTGAAGGAAATAAGGGGAAGTAAAAATAAATTAGAACTTTTACCTGTTTGGAGCCAGCAATTGGTTAACCAGGGGAGCATGATCATAAAAAAAAGATTTGAGGTCTTACAAAAGCTGACTCCTTTGGCAAGATTGACTCATCGTAAGATAACCAATGGAGCAGAAGAGTTGGATTTAGACTATCATAGTTTGGAATTAAAGGGAGAAGAAAATCTTAAAACAGCCTCTCTTGACAAAATTAAAAATATATTTTTTTCTCAATTAGATAATAATCTTGTCTTGGAAAACCAGCGGGGGATCACCCTTTTTGGTCCTCATCGAGATGATTTAAAAATTATGATTAATGGTATTGATGCACGAAAATTCGCTTCTCAGGGACAACAAAGAACAGCTGCCTTATCCTTGAAAATTGCAGAATTGGAATTAGTAAAATCAGAAATAGGAGAATATCCAGTTTTATTATTAGACGACGTGATGTCGGAATTGGATCAGAACAGGAAAAATCATTTAATGCAGTATATCGGTAATAAGGTACAAACTTTTATTACTACCACGGATTTTGATTTTAAACAAAAAGAAGGCAATATAATTCAGATCTCACGGGGAAAAATTGAAAATAAAAAAAATTAG
- the dnaN gene encoding DNA polymerase III subunit beta has product MHFNCSKEDLVYGVQTVSRAVSNKNTKPILSGIHLVAENNALKLTATDSEIAIQCTIEVEVIEEGSSVVPGRYFIEMVKRLPSGIINLKSSVREGMIIKYEQSEQFINGFSDEEFPSLPEIKNQITGSMPQNQFKKMVKQTSIAASNDESRPLFTGTLVEITGDKIIMVTTDSHRLALKEEFWSNSSPVIENKISVIIPTKTMVEVSRIIPDETEPLIMIGGSNQFLFKTSNITVFTRLIEGQYPSYTQVVPDPSKCTSRIRVKTKKLLEAIERASLLVRDELKEKYSLVKLSVDDNILEINSNSPELGKIHEELNVFLEGEPTEIIFNSHYLMDALKSIDEEEIYIDLTGSLSPGIIRSVENDKYIYLILPVRNT; this is encoded by the coding sequence ATGCACTTTAATTGTAGTAAAGAAGATTTAGTTTATGGTGTTCAAACGGTTAGCAGAGCCGTTTCCAACAAGAACACCAAGCCCATATTAAGCGGCATACACTTAGTAGCAGAAAACAATGCCTTAAAATTAACAGCTACAGACTCAGAAATTGCCATACAGTGTACTATCGAGGTGGAGGTTATTGAAGAGGGATCTTCGGTTGTTCCGGGAAGATATTTCATTGAAATGGTAAAAAGGCTTCCTTCCGGAATTATTAACTTAAAAAGCTCAGTACGGGAGGGTATGATTATAAAATATGAACAATCAGAACAGTTTATTAATGGCTTTTCTGATGAAGAATTTCCATCCCTACCTGAAATTAAAAATCAGATTACAGGAAGTATGCCTCAGAACCAGTTTAAGAAAATGGTTAAACAAACTTCAATTGCTGCTTCAAATGATGAATCAAGACCTTTATTTACCGGAACCCTGGTTGAAATAACAGGGGATAAAATCATTATGGTAACCACCGATAGCCATCGATTAGCTCTGAAAGAAGAATTTTGGAGCAATTCATCACCAGTTATTGAAAATAAAATTTCTGTGATTATTCCCACCAAAACCATGGTAGAAGTATCCCGTATCATCCCGGATGAAACCGAACCTTTAATCATGATCGGGGGAAGCAATCAATTTCTTTTCAAAACGTCCAATATTACAGTTTTTACGCGATTAATTGAAGGCCAATATCCCAGCTATACGCAAGTAGTCCCGGATCCCAGTAAATGTACCAGCCGTATTAGGGTTAAAACCAAAAAATTATTAGAGGCTATAGAAAGAGCCTCTCTTTTGGTACGGGATGAATTAAAAGAAAAATATAGCTTGGTAAAATTAAGTGTTGATGACAATATTTTAGAGATTAATTCTAATTCACCGGAATTAGGAAAAATTCATGAGGAATTAAATGTTTTTCTGGAAGGTGAACCCACGGAAATCATTTTTAACTCTCACTATTTGATGGATGCTTTGAAAAGTATTGATGAGGAAGAAATTTACATAGATTTAACAGGATCCTTGAGTCCCGGTATTATTCGCTCAGTTGAAAATGATAAGTATATCTATTTAATTTTACCGGTACGAAACACCTAA
- the dnaA gene encoding chromosomal replication initiator protein DnaA has product MLTQLKEDWQKTLEILKTELNEASFDTWLKKTQVVTKYDQTFVIAVPNGFAKDWLESHYASLIKNTLQLVTAEEVDIEFVLPQANGEINYLTPHSKEKNKEMMPNGIKKSFETMNGFHFNPKYTFDSFVIGNSNRFAHAASLAVAEAPAQAYNPLFIYGGVGLGKTHLMHAIGQFVQLHNPLSKVVYVSSETFTNELINSIRENKTVQFRNKYRNMDVLLIDDIQFLAGKESTQEEFFHTFNTLHEANKQIIISSDRPPKEIPTLEDRLRSRFEWGLITDIQPPDLETRIAILRKKAHADHIEVANDVMVFIANKIQSNIRELEGALIRVIAYSSLTGKEVTPELVQESLKDILPENKQKTISIELIQQAVAEYYHLKVDDFKAKKRTRNIAFPRQIAMYLSRELTDASLPKIGEEFGGRDHTTVLHAYDKITRERAQDINIDRSISDIITHIQSI; this is encoded by the coding sequence ATGCTTACACAACTAAAAGAGGATTGGCAGAAAACTTTAGAAATTTTAAAAACAGAATTAAATGAAGCCAGCTTTGATACCTGGTTAAAAAAAACTCAAGTGGTCACAAAATATGATCAAACATTTGTCATTGCAGTCCCCAATGGCTTTGCTAAAGATTGGTTGGAATCACATTACGCCAGCCTGATTAAAAACACTTTACAGTTAGTAACAGCAGAAGAAGTAGATATTGAATTTGTCTTGCCCCAGGCAAATGGCGAGATTAATTATTTAACTCCCCATTCCAAAGAAAAAAATAAAGAAATGATGCCGAATGGGATAAAAAAATCCTTTGAAACAATGAATGGTTTTCATTTTAATCCTAAGTATACCTTTGATTCTTTTGTCATTGGAAACAGCAATCGCTTTGCCCATGCTGCATCCCTGGCAGTGGCGGAAGCCCCTGCTCAAGCATATAATCCTTTATTCATTTACGGTGGAGTAGGTCTAGGAAAAACTCATCTCATGCATGCGATCGGCCAATTTGTTCAACTCCATAACCCGCTTTCCAAGGTCGTTTATGTTTCTTCTGAAACATTTACCAATGAATTGATTAATTCCATCAGAGAGAATAAGACCGTTCAATTTCGTAATAAATACCGTAATATGGACGTTTTATTAATAGATGATATTCAATTTTTAGCCGGTAAAGAAAGTACACAGGAAGAATTTTTTCATACTTTTAATACCCTTCATGAGGCTAATAAGCAAATTATTATCAGCAGCGACCGTCCACCTAAGGAAATTCCCACTTTAGAGGACAGGCTGCGCTCCCGTTTTGAATGGGGTCTGATTACAGATATCCAACCCCCTGATTTAGAAACCAGAATCGCCATTCTCCGTAAAAAAGCACATGCCGACCACATTGAAGTAGCTAATGATGTAATGGTTTTTATCGCCAATAAAATACAATCTAACATCAGAGAATTGGAAGGCGCCTTAATCAGGGTTATCGCATATTCCTCTTTGACGGGGAAAGAAGTGACTCCGGAATTAGTACAGGAATCTTTGAAAGACATTCTTCCAGAGAATAAGCAAAAAACTATTTCGATAGAATTAATCCAGCAGGCTGTAGCGGAATATTACCATCTTAAGGTGGATGATTTTAAAGCTAAAAAAAGAACTCGCAACATCGCTTTTCCAAGACAAATTGCCATGTACTTGTCCCGTGAATTAACTGATGCTTCTTTACCTAAAATAGGTGAAGAGTTTGGGGGACGGGATCATACCACTGTGCTTCATGCCTATGATAAAATTACGAGAGAAAGAGCCCAGGATATTAACATAGACCGCTCCATCTCAGATATAATAACCCATATACAGAGCATTTGA
- the rpmH gene encoding 50S ribosomal protein L34 — protein sequence MKRTYQPKRKRHQRVHGFLKRMSDKSGRNVIKRRRAKGRKRLSA from the coding sequence ATGAAAAGGACTTATCAACCAAAAAGAAAAAGACATCAGAGGGTACATGGTTTTTTAAAAAGAATGAGTGATAAAAGCGGACGTAATGTTATTAAGAGAAGACGCGCTAAAGGAAGAAAGAGATTGTCTGCATAA
- the yidD gene encoding membrane protein insertion efficiency factor YidD, with protein sequence MTGFLIFFIRIYQKIISPILPGKCRFYPTCSQYWIDALNKYGFFIGVWKGLKRISKCHPWHPGGYDPA encoded by the coding sequence ATGACTGGATTTTTGATTTTTTTTATTAGAATATATCAGAAAATAATATCACCAATTTTACCTGGAAAATGCCGCTTTTACCCAACTTGTTCCCAATATTGGATTGATGCTTTGAATAAGTATGGTTTTTTTATTGGTGTCTGGAAGGGTTTAAAAAGGATAAGCAAATGTCACCCTTGGCATCCAGGTGGTTATGATCCTGCCTAA
- a CDS encoding YidC/Oxa1 family membrane protein insertase, which yields MGTLIGFVTDSLEWLYQLTVQINMPSYALAIVLLTIIIKVLLYPLTYKQMKSMKVMQQLQPIIKELDQKYKNNPQKKQEEMMKVYQEYGANPMAGCLPLLIQFPILIALFRGLQSFHPSIPEHYNFFWINDLSLADPSGFILPVFVGLTTFLQQYITSPNSNDPTQKMMLYAMPILFGWMTRSFPAGLALYWIAFSVVGTIQQIFINRGIKPTPVEDTAKDKNKKKHLPVKESEKK from the coding sequence TTGGGTACTTTAATCGGATTTGTTACAGATTCTTTAGAGTGGCTTTATCAATTAACAGTACAGATTAATATGCCAAGCTATGCGCTGGCTATTGTGTTATTAACCATTATTATTAAAGTTTTACTTTATCCATTAACTTATAAACAAATGAAATCGATGAAGGTCATGCAGCAACTGCAGCCTATTATCAAAGAATTAGATCAAAAATATAAAAATAATCCTCAGAAAAAACAAGAAGAGATGATGAAGGTTTACCAGGAATATGGGGCAAATCCTATGGCTGGCTGTCTTCCTTTACTGATTCAATTTCCTATTTTAATTGCTTTGTTTCGGGGATTACAATCCTTTCACCCATCTATACCGGAACATTATAATTTTTTCTGGATTAATGATTTAAGCTTAGCAGACCCCAGTGGATTTATTTTACCTGTTTTTGTAGGATTAACAACTTTTTTGCAACAATATATTACTTCACCCAATTCCAATGATCCAACACAAAAAATGATGCTTTATGCCATGCCGATTTTATTTGGATGGATGACAAGGTCTTTTCCAGCAGGTTTGGCGCTTTATTGGATTGCTTTTAGTGTGGTGGGAACAATTCAACAAATTTTCATTAACAGAGGAATAAAACCTACACCGGTAGAAGATACAGCGAAAGATAAAAATAAGAAGAAGCATTTACCGGTCAAGGAGAGTGAAAAAAAATGA
- the jag gene encoding RNA-binding cell elongation regulator Jag/EloR: MKSIEISGKTIDEAIEKGLKKLNCNRDAVEIEIIEAPSKGIFGIFGVKDAKIKLNYIIDNFDKNQEAETSETFPLSESRSEIKIVNEEPEPEKNHSLQSIESNHIVQNDNDLPETAAIQFLENIFNKIEVQVETEVSKKDDFLYLSFRGEDLGILIGRRGETLDSLQYLTNLVVGKKFGQRYRIILDVEGYRERREQTLINLALRLSEKVKRTGHNIVLEPMNPHERRIIHTALQNDSKVRTFSEGEEPHRKVVITKRTKS; the protein is encoded by the coding sequence ATGAAATCAATAGAAATATCCGGAAAAACTATTGATGAAGCGATAGAAAAAGGGCTAAAAAAATTAAATTGTAACCGTGATGCAGTAGAGATTGAAATTATTGAAGCACCTTCCAAAGGAATTTTTGGTATTTTTGGCGTGAAAGATGCAAAAATAAAATTAAATTATATCATTGATAATTTTGATAAGAACCAGGAAGCAGAGACTTCAGAAACTTTTCCTTTGAGTGAAAGCAGATCTGAAATAAAGATTGTCAATGAAGAACCAGAGCCCGAGAAAAATCACAGTTTACAAAGTATTGAGAGCAATCATATCGTACAAAATGATAATGATTTACCTGAGACGGCAGCAATTCAATTTTTAGAAAATATTTTTAACAAAATTGAGGTCCAGGTTGAAACAGAAGTATCTAAAAAAGATGATTTTTTATACCTTTCTTTTCGAGGAGAAGATTTAGGAATTTTAATCGGGCGCAGAGGTGAAACCTTAGATTCACTGCAATACTTAACAAATTTGGTTGTGGGCAAAAAATTTGGACAAAGATATCGTATTATTCTCGATGTAGAAGGGTATCGTGAACGCAGAGAGCAAACCTTGATTAATTTAGCTTTAAGATTATCTGAAAAGGTAAAAAGAACCGGTCATAATATCGTTCTGGAACCTATGAATCCCCATGAGAGAAGAATTATTCATACAGCTCTCCAGAATGATTCCAAGGTGCGCACCTTTAGTGAGGGGGAAGAACCTCACCGTAAAGTGGTAATTACTAAAAGAACGAAGTCATAA